A stretch of DNA from Bacteroidales bacterium:
TATGGAGGTGCGTATGCCTGCTTTTTTAAATAAAGAAACAGTTTCTGTGAGGAATTTAAGATGTTTTTTAGTATCCCATCCAGCATTTGATGTAATTGCATCAGGGGCGTCAGGGACTAATGTAACCTGTGCGGGACGAGTTTCAAGAACAAGCCGGACAAACTTTTCGGTGGGGTTTCCTTCGATATTTAATTCCGTTGTAATTACTTTTTTTAACTCGTACACATCAGTATAACGTATATGACGCTCATCAGGACGGGGATGGACAGTAATACCCTGTGCTCCGAAGCATTCACAGTCAAGCGCCATTTGTATTAAGTTTGGTTTATTTCCGCCCCGGGCATTGCGCAGGGTTGCAATTTTATTTATATTTACACTGAGTTTCGCCATAGTACAATTTTGCAGGCAAAGTTAAAAATTAGTATGTTTGCATAAAATTAAAAATCTTAAAAACCATCATGCTTGCTAAAGATCTGTCAACCGATGCTGTAATCCCTGTATTGACCTCCGATACAGCTTCGTATGCTCTTAAACTGATGGAAGACCAGAAAATAAGCCATCTGCCTATAGTTAATAATTTGGAATTTTTAG
This window harbors:
- a CDS encoding pyridoxine 5'-phosphate synthase; this translates as MAKLSVNINKIATLRNARGGNKPNLIQMALDCECFGAQGITVHPRPDERHIRYTDVYELKKVITTELNIEGNPTEKFVRLVLETRPAQVTLVPDAPDAITSNAGWDTKKHLKFLTETVSLFKKAGIRTSIFIDPDEKMIEHAAETGTDRIELYTESYAEQFSQGKEKAILPYFKAAEKACQIELGINGGHDLNLINLRYFAENIPGLLEVSIGHALICDALYFGIENTIQLYLRCLQPISE